The Rhodopseudomonas julia DNA segment CATTTCGCGGACGAAACCGAGAACCCGGCTGGCGAGCGTTGCGCCGCCGACGGAGACGAATTTTTTGACGAGACTCACGGGCAGCGGCTCATTGTGGAGAAAAGCGCGTGGGGAAGAAAAGAGGCAAAGAGGCCGCCCTCAAGAGGCGGCCAATGCAGCCGCTTCCGCGGCAGCGCCTTCGATGATGGCGACCAGTTCGCGGCGGATGCGCTTCTGGCGCGCCTGCGCCGTGATCTTCTGGCCGAGAAGGTCCGTCACATAGAACGTATCGACCGCGCGTTCGCCGAAGGTGGCAATGTGGGCGGAGGCGATGTCGAGACTGAGATCGGCGATCACTCTCGTCAGATCATAGAGAAGCCCGATGCGGTCGAGACAGGCGATCTCGATCACCGTGAAGCGGTCGGACAGAGAATTGTCGATTTTGACGTCCGGCTCGATGGTGAAGGCATCCTGCTTGGCGGGCCCTTCACGCCGCTTGGCGAGCATGTCGGGCAGATGCACATGGCCGGCCAGCGCTTGTTCGATCAATGCTGCGACCCGCTCGGCGCGGCGTCGTTCGTCCGCCTCCGCCTCGAAAGCGCGGGAGACGACGATCGTATCGAGCGCGCGCCCGTCGGTGGTCGTGAAAATTTGCGCGTCGACGATGTTCGCACCCGTCGCCGAGCAGGCGCCGGCCATCAAAGCGAGAAGCCGCGGATGATCGGGCGTCAGAATGGAAATCTCGGTGACGGCCTCGAAATCGCGCACCGTCACCTCATGGGCGAAGGGCCGGTCGCCACCACCCGTGCGACGGATGAACTCCGCGTGCCGGACCTGATCTTCAAGCGCGGTGCGCAGCCAATAGGCCGGATAATGCAGTTCGAGCAGACGTTCGCGCTCTTCCTGCGGCCAATCGGAAAGATTGGCGGAGAGCTCGGCGCGGGCGCGGGCGATGCGCTCGTTGCGGGCAATCTTGGAATGGCCGCCGGTCAGGATCAGCTCTGTCTCGTTGTACAGCGTGCGCAGGAGCTGGCCCTTCCAGCCGTTCCAGACACCCGGCCCGACGGCACGGATATCGCAGACGGTGACGATCAGAAGCAGCTTCAGGCGTTCCGTCGTCTGCACCACCTTGGCGAAGTCCATGATGGTGCGCCGATCGGCAAGGTCGCGAGACTGCGCCGTCATCGACATCGTGAGATGCTGTTCCACGAGCCAGGCGACGGTTTCCGTCTGCTGCGCACTCAGACCAAGCCGAGGGCCGACCTTTCGGGCAATGCGGGCGCCGGCGATAGAATGATCCTCAACCCGGCCCTTGGCGATGTCGTGCAGAAGTAGCGCCACGTAAAGCACCGTCTTGTCGGGCATCTCCGACATGAAATCGGTGCACAACGGCAGGTCTTCGCTGAGGCGTCCGCTTTCCAACGCAGCCAGCGTTCCGATCGTACGGATCAGATGCTCGTCCACCGTGAAGTGGTGATACATGTTGAACTGCATCATCGCGACGATGCGCCCAAACTCCGGCAGGAACTTCCCGAGCACTCCGGTTTCGTTCATCTGCCGCAGAACCACCTCGGTATTCTCTCCCGAACAAAGGATCGAGAGGAACAGCCGGTTCGCCTCCGGGTCTTTCTGCAGGTCCGGCCCGATCAGGCGCAGCGATTTCGTGATGAGGCGCACCGTATCGGGATGGAAGGCATGGCTGCCTTCCGCGGCATAATGAAAGACGCGGATGAGATTGACCGGATCGCGGGTAAAGACGCCCTCGTCGCGCTCGCGCAGCCGGTTGTTCTCGACATAGAAGTCGCCGAGAAAAGCGGCCTCCTGCCGGCGCACCTTGAACGTCCGCAGGAGACGGTTGAGACGCGCTTCCTTCTTCTGCTGGCGCTCTTCAAGCGCCGCACAGACGATGCGCGTCAGATCGCCCACATCCTTCGCCACGAGAAAATAATGCTTCATGAAGCGCTCGACGGCTTTGAGCCCGGGATGCCGGGTGTAGCCGAGCCTACGGGCGAGCTCCGGTTGGAGATCGAAAGAAAGGCGTTCTTCCGCCCGGCCGGTGATGAAATGCAGATGACAGCGCACCGCCCAGAGGAAGTCGTCGCATTTTCGGAAGAGACGGTTTTCGGCGCGGCTCAAGAGCCCCGCCTCGACCAGCGCCTCGCCGCCGGCATGGGTCTGGTAGACGTATTTGCCGATCCAATAGAGCGTCTGCAGATCGC contains these protein-coding regions:
- a CDS encoding [protein-PII] uridylyltransferase — encoded protein: MSVTETELRSAIDLDFSRYADLPIDPERLAEVFRAPLSEGDPARSEARAQLLAGLKAVLGEARAKVREDLESDGKGVRAAQRLSTFFDAMIVALVDFGGLVYPASNPSSAERLTVAAVGGYGRGTLAPGSDIDLLFLFPYKSTAWSESVTEFVLYMLWDLGLKVGHGTRTVTESIRMAKQDMTVRTALLEARFLCGEDSLFKDLQERFNKEVVAGTAPEFIASKLAERDSRHSRIGTSRYLVEPHVKEGKGGQRDLQTLYWIGKYVYQTHAGGEALVEAGLLSRAENRLFRKCDDFLWAVRCHLHFITGRAEERLSFDLQPELARRLGYTRHPGLKAVERFMKHYFLVAKDVGDLTRIVCAALEERQQKKEARLNRLLRTFKVRRQEAAFLGDFYVENNRLRERDEGVFTRDPVNLIRVFHYAAEGSHAFHPDTVRLITKSLRLIGPDLQKDPEANRLFLSILCSGENTEVVLRQMNETGVLGKFLPEFGRIVAMMQFNMYHHFTVDEHLIRTIGTLAALESGRLSEDLPLCTDFMSEMPDKTVLYVALLLHDIAKGRVEDHSIAGARIARKVGPRLGLSAQQTETVAWLVEQHLTMSMTAQSRDLADRRTIMDFAKVVQTTERLKLLLIVTVCDIRAVGPGVWNGWKGQLLRTLYNETELILTGGHSKIARNERIARARAELSANLSDWPQEERERLLELHYPAYWLRTALEDQVRHAEFIRRTGGGDRPFAHEVTVRDFEAVTEISILTPDHPRLLALMAGACSATGANIVDAQIFTTTDGRALDTIVVSRAFEAEADERRRAERVAALIEQALAGHVHLPDMLAKRREGPAKQDAFTIEPDVKIDNSLSDRFTVIEIACLDRIGLLYDLTRVIADLSLDIASAHIATFGERAVDTFYVTDLLGQKITAQARQKRIRRELVAIIEGAAAEAAALAAS